The DNA region GAGGGTAGGACAGCTCGGAGATAGACTGCCACCCTGGGGATGGGGTGGGCcaacacaacctccttcctcttCCTGTTAACCGTTCGCATAATCTCATTGGCCAGGACTGTAGGATGCACCCCGTGGGTCAGATGGCTGGCAACAACTAGATGGATTAGCAAAAACACAATTTGCATTTGTAAATAGTTTAATTGATGAATCACTGAACATACTGCTATTCtcacatacagtccctgacaaaagtcttgtcacttatctatgttgtagaaacaattgctaataaccttcagcaaggattcataaaatttattgatgaagtcatcaggaacatcaaagaaagcagtcttgcatgccttccagagttcatcaacattcttgggtttcgtcttccatgtttcctctttcatcctaccccagacatgctcaatgatgttcatgtctggtgactgggccggCCAGTCCTGgacgatcttgatcttctttgccttgaggaattttgaggtagagattaaagtatgcgatggagcaccatcctgctgcagaatttgtccctttttatggttaggaatgtaagaggcagctaagatttgttgatatatcagagtatttatctctcagggtgcagaaaattaaaaaaacgtgtggcatttgccatggcccacagcctgtcaaaaggatggacgctggagaagtggcaaaaggtggatttttcagatgaatcttccattgaattacaccaaagTCACCAcatatattgcaggagacctactggagcccgcatggatccgagattcactcagaaaacagtgaagtttggtggttacatcattaccaaaattGTGGtcaggggttacatccagtatgagggtgtgcgagagatctgcagggtggaaggcaacataaatagtctgaaatatcaacaaatcttagctgccccttacattcctaaccataaaaagggacaaattctgcagcaggatggtgctccatcgcatacttcaatttctacctcaaagttccacaAGGCAAAGAAAATAAAGATCGTTCAGGACTGGCCAgcgcagtcaccagacatgaacaggatgaaagaggaagcatggaagacgaaacccaagaatgttggtgaactctgggaggcatgcaagactgctttctttgatgttcctgatgacttcatcaaataATTTTATGAATCCTTACCGAAGcttatggaagtcatacaaaatattagatttgaatctcacagcaccactacttaattctcatgttatgtaacatatttttgtatttgaagtacatattttgttcaattttcacactgctttctgtaggcgacaaaacttttgtcttgccaaaatttgatctttatgtcttcattaaatgataaatctttcttCAGAGAAACAAATATGTTTTTGTaccttcaacatcatttgggagggtcttagctttcatatgagccatttctgaaaccaattgaataattaaaagtcaggttattagcaattgtttctacaaaatggataagcgacaagacttgtcAGGGACTATAATCTCACATagtcaccgtttttttttttactcacatGTAGTCAGGCTGTTCGCTTTGGAGTCAGGCTTCTCGGATGATGGAGTAACATTGGCATCGATGAAAGTGTGACTGACAGTGCTCACGGTGATACCGTACTCCTCCACTTCAGCCCGGAGGGAGTCAAAGAAAGCCTGTACTGCATGCTTAGAAGCAGCATCTGATTGGTGCaaacggaaaaaaaacattcacggATTACATCTCATCATATCAGGTAGCATGCAAATACTAAATTGTGCTCAGACAGTCATTTTACATATTGAATTCCTAATTGTAGCTCATAATAATAAAGAATTATGAAAATTGGTATGacatcagcaaaaaaaaaatcttcctcaTCTTAATATTGATAAATTGATAAATTGGGGATTCCCTATGTGGATATTTACGAATATGATAAGGAAATGAGCAATTGTTTTTGTAGATCTTTTTTTTAGTGGAGTACCTTttacaaaatgtcatttttgaaCACTTCGCAAGATTTATTTTATGATcttgtcatcatcatgaaaaaaatgttcgtcgacgaaatattttcgttatcatcattgctgacgaaaacaacactggtattaagtagggctgtcaaaattatcgcgttaacgggcggtaattattttttttaattaatcacattaaaatatttgacgcaattaacgcgcatgccccgctcagattaaaatgacagaagtgtaatgtccgcttgttgcttgttttttgttatttggcgccctctgctggcacatgGGTCCAAAtgcttttatgggtttggggagtgagcttggtgtaatgacatcaacaatggcgagctactagtttatgttttgattgaaaattttacaatttttaataaaacgataacattaagaggggttttaatataaaatttctataacttgtactaacatttatcttttaagaacaagtttttctatccatggattgctttaagagaatgtcaataatgttaatgccatcttgttgatttactgttataataaacaaattcagtacttatgtaccgtatgttgaatgtatatatccgtcttgtgtcttatctattcattccaacaataatttatagaaaaatatggcatattttatagatggtttgaattaagattaattacgattaattaatttttaagctgtaattaactcgattaaaaattttaatcgtttgacagccctagtattaagCAATAAACTATTGCGTCCCCTGTCACCTTGCCTGCCTTCTCTGTGCTTAGGTCCCCCGCTCACCCAGAACCGTAACAGTATTGATGTATCAAGAGGTAAATACTATAGGACAGAAACATACATTGTGTCACATGCAGTAAGTAGCGATTGTTACAACTCACAGGAACTTCTGAAGGGAATGGCCAGTCGCCCTTGGATGCTGTTGACCAAAATAAATTGTCCTGATCTTCTCGGAATCATGGTAGGAAGAATTCctgatatgattttaaaaagattTAGTTTAATGATCAATGAGAAGAGCCTCCGAATTCACTTTGGGTTATGCATTTGGTACTGAAATTCTCCAGGTAGAGTGTACCCCACCTTTGGTCAAGGTTGTTGGCCCAAAGTAGTTGATGTCCATTATGTTTCTGTCTAGTTCCAGGGACACACTCTGCACCGGAGCCTTGACTTTCATGCTGCTGTTCAGAATTAACACGTCCACACACCCGTAACAGTCCACAACTTCAGCCATCACGTCCTCCATGCTCTCCATGTCACTAAAGTCCAGGATTACTAATTTGGGAGCAAATGTCTGGAAAGAGATATACAGTAATGTGGTTACATGATATACTCTGAAtagtaaacacataataaactcGCACAAAACACAACGATCTGTGCCCTAATCAAtaacattttttcattaatatacTGATTTCGCAATCCGATCacgacatccaatccaatttcAAGACTTATTATACAGTGACAGGCAATCTGAGCAAAGAGTATTCAAATTAGATCCGGTTAGTTGCATATTAATGAGAAACGTGTCATGCAAATCAGGTAAAATGGCATCAAAGGTtgtgaaaaataatgtaaataaataccGAATAAATAAATTGCAGAGCCACTTTGGATGAAGGTAGGTTAATATTAGGGGGAATTTAAACATACAGACAAAATACTTAGGTTAGTCACATTTCCCATGAATCACTGAATCCCATTGCTTTAACTCAAGTTCCACTGCTgaatgctttgttgacatgctaAATGCTGTCCTCTGCTGTTCAAATGGACAAATGACAAGTAATGCCATATTTGGATTGGATTTTATCATTTATAAtcatattattagggctgtcaaacgattaaaatttttaatcgagttaattacagcttaaaaataaattaaacgtaattaatcgtaattgatcgcaattcaaaccatcaataaaatatgccatatttttctgttaattattgttggaatagctagataagacacaaagggatatatacattcaacatacggtacataagtactgtatttgtttattatatcaataaatcaacaagatggcattaacattattaacattctgttaaagcaatccatggatagaaagacttgtagttcttaaaagataaaggttagtacaaattatagaaattttatattaaaacccctcttaatgtttttgttttaataaaattcgtaaaattttcaatcaaaaaataaactagtagcccgccattgttgatgtcaataattacacaatgctcatgggtgcttaagcccataaaatcagtcgcacccaagcgccagcagagggcgacaaaactccaaaaacattgCACATGGACACTTGGACATTGCACTTTGCTgtctttttaatctgtttgagcgggccatgtgcgttaattgcgtcaaatattttaacatgataaattttaaaaattaattactgctgttaatgcgataattttaacagccctaattattatattcAAGGGCGAagttttgcatagggacggtacggACATaatactaccaacttttcaggatgctcaaattatccccaccaacttttaagcaaccttatttgcattatatagtgacttcagttatgcaagtcatctagattgtcttcctatactgtatgttgaaaggatagaattgatcctaccattaataagtgaattacagtactttcattatgttcagacttatactgaccccttttcactcgctgaatgtgccagtccattttttcaattttatttttcaaatttttttttttgattgaagcaacttttttgggtgatttagacaaaaatgtcctacccataatatggcccaaacacaaaaaggattgctttaatcaaagaaaaagtaaaaaaaaaaaaaaaaaaaaaatctttttcaataaaaaaattaagtgctcaaatgcaaatttttcaatctcaaatattttttcacattcaaaaacgttttctctggattgatttttttttttttttttttttcaattgaagtgatttttcttttggaaaatattttatgattaattaataaagacaaaaacattatagccaaaatgtggcccaaacacaaatcaacattacttcaatcaaaaaagttgcttcaatcaaaaaaaaaataacttgactccaatcaaaaaaaaattcaaagaaaaatagctttcccatccattttttttaagtttcaaatttatttttgctttcaagcattttttttattgaagcgactttttttggattgaaaatatatattttgattgaagcacctttttttgattgaataataaagacacaaatttacctccatatggcACGGCGCaagggatacaatttttaactggggtaactacattggcacgacaccggcgggcgtatcatattcaatggatgacgatcttggcgaaaagtattgcctaagcagcctgatttagaaatcccctcaagaatgatgggaaacaaaaaaggctaattgtcaacttattataataacagcatgttttgccccccccatgctccaaaaatcaaactccgcctatgggtaTGCCCCGCGTCCTGCCCATAGTtatgctccagcacccccgcgaccaTACATGTAATGTAAATACTAATATACAActtaactaaatatgataagtgAACCAAACAAAGTTTTATCAACCTGTTGCCAACACTAATTTTTAataagtaagtagtaatttggggCTGGAAAACATGTCGAACTTGATGTTACTCAGTCATattaggggaaaaaatcattttcaatCAAATCAAAGACCACAAAATGTACTTTTGCATATTTACAGAAgtgcaaagagaaaaaaaaataaagtgtatTTGAATGGAAATGGAATGTAAAAAAGCAACATTAAAAAGCACAGTATATCTATCAAACACCATCCTTCACTTTGTGACCATTGTTTGTAAAATGTCTTGCTCGCGAACATCTGTTATGCCCCGTGCAGGTCCGTGCAAACGATACTGTACATAGAGGACAGCTTGCTGTCGCAGAGGATGTCCTGCTATTGTGTTGTTCAGAGTAGGAAGTGGTGATTGGGGAAATGGGGATAGAGAGGGGAAAATGATGAGAACAAGGACACAACCCGTTTGGCTCGAAAGTTAATGATATAGAACCTCTTTTCGAAGCTGTTATCCTGAGTCCTCAAATTTCCAACCTGACATATAATACACCATCGTATTTAAAATCTAATGGCCTCACCTCGCTGGGGTCGGCATCATTTGTCAAAGAGTCGTACAGAGACTCCAGTTTATCCCAGTTGGCTCCACACAGGATAAGCCTGGCtccgcctttatggaagagatgAGCACACTCTGGACGACAACAAGTTTGACAAAGAAGAATATTCAACAGTCAGCACAcagtcagatactttttcataccactgtaaaacacccccgcgaccctcgtgaggacaaGCAGTATTGAAAATGGACAAATGAGTAATATCCTTAATGTACCGTCTTTTCCTCACTACCTGGCGCATCCGAGatctcaatcatgagagacagaatgtggggggggggggaactgaaaatcacactgtttgatttttaaataatttatttgcaaattagagtggaaaataagtatttggtcagtaccaaaagttcatctcaatgctttgttatgtaccctttgttggcaataacggaggccaaacattttctataactcttcactctttgctttgtgtaaagaaatcaactgtgggagcaattattagaaattaattagaaaattgaagacatacaagaccactaataatctccctcggtctggggctccatgcaagatatcaccccgtggcgtcaaaatgataacaagaacggtgagcaaaaatcccagaaccacacaggggtcctaatgaatgacctacagagagctaggaccacagtaataaagggtactattagtaacacaatgccccgccagggactcaaatcctgcactgccagacgtgtccccctgctgaagccagtacacgtccaggcccgtctgcggttcactagagagcatttggatgatccagaagaggactgggagaatttgttatggtcagatgaaaccaaaatagaactttttggtagaaatacaggttctcgtgtttggaggagaaagaatactcaatgccaccatacccactgtgaagcataggggcgggaacatcatgctttggggctttttttctgcaaagggaccaggacgactgatctgtgtaaaggaaagaatgaatggggctatgtatcgagagattttgagtgtaaatctccttccatcagcaagggcattgaagatgaaacgtgtttcagcatgacaatgatcccaaacacacagccagggcaacaaaggagtggtttcataagaagcatttcaaggtcctggagtggcctagccagtctccagatctaaaccccatagaaaatctgtggaggg from Corythoichthys intestinalis isolate RoL2023-P3 chromosome 21, ASM3026506v1, whole genome shotgun sequence includes:
- the dhrs7cb gene encoding dehydrogenase/reductase (SDR family) member 7Cb, which codes for MALPSAMVLPLLIVFAAGIYYIYNEVMHYMAKSLVRNKVVVITDAVSGVGNECAHLFHKGGARLILCGANWDKLESLYDSLTNDADPSETFAPKLVILDFSDMESMEDVMAEVVDCYGCVDVLILNSSMKVKAPVQSVSLELDRNIMDINYFGPTTLTKGILPTMIPRRSGQFILVNSIQGRLAIPFRSSYAASKHAVQAFFDSLRAEVEEYGITVSTVSHTFIDANVTPSSEKPDSKANSLTTFVASHLTHGVHPTVLANEIMRTVNRKRKEVVLAHPIPRVAVYLRAVLPSFLFAVLGAGVKDSILAEQMQ